The Seriola aureovittata isolate HTS-2021-v1 ecotype China chromosome 7, ASM2101889v1, whole genome shotgun sequence genome includes the window GTTAACACAGCTAAGGCTATATTATGTGATTTAACATgtcaagtctgtgtgtgtgtgtgtgtgtgtgtgtgtgtgtgtgtgtgtgtgtgtgtgtgtgtgtgtgtgtgtgtgtgtgtgtgtgtcagagcttGCTGAAAGTGATCCTTGGTGGAGTTTCAGGCTGGAGGATGAGGGTGTATGTGGTTTTGATGTCCTCCGTGGAAGACACGCTGATGTGGAAGCTCAGCAGGATCTAGACAGGGAGttggggggggcagagaggaagagaaggagcagTTATGTTATGCTCAGCAGCAGTGGATTAAATGtgagtacatttactgtagTCCTGTAAGTATAATTTTGTGATACTTGTAGTTTGAGTGTGTATTTCCGTATTTGGCTGCCTGATGCTTCTGCTCCACCACATTTCTGAGTCAGATATTCTCccttttacttcactacatttatctgacacaTTCACGTGATAAttactttacagattaaacatttacataatagtacatttacatttaaagatcaaaccagtggttcccagccATTTTGGCTTGAGACCCCTCATAATAAAGCAGTGTATAGTTAATACTATTCGTTGACACCAGAGCAAAAAATGTTAGTAAGCAGTTTATAATTGGATTTTGGTCCTACAgtccttttcctttccttttaaTATCTTATCTTGTGGCTCTTTGGAATTAGTAAAAAATTAGTAAAAAagtagctccacctcaaccactTACAAcggtaaaatgctgcttacatgcTGATTACCTCAATAATATATTTCCTATTATTATATCAGTaacaagtgtttgttttcaataaaacaaGCTTTGATTTTCAAATTTAGCTGGAAATTTGTCTgaacttttacttcagtaaaagtctTTCAGTCTGTCCTTCCTTATAAGTCAACACAGGCCTTTCCAactcatttctttccttttgcaTCACACCCTTTCCTCTGATCCTCCCACTTGTTTCCTgctctttcctccttctcctgcctGCTGTCACTCACATGCATGAGCAAGAGCTGCATCTCGTTCTCAGCAATCCTCCTCCCGACACACTGCCTCGCCCCAAACCCAAACGACAGGGAGCGAAACCCTGACCCCTCTCCTCTTTGGCCTGCCTCTCTGCCGCTGCCCCACCGGCCGGGGTCAAAGCGTTGTGGATCCTCAAACACCTCTGCACTCCTCCCCAGGGGGTAAAGACACACGTGGACCATCGTCTGAGGGGAGAGTTGATCTCCGTCAATAAGACAGTAAGTCAGCTGTGGACGATTTGAGTTTAAGGGAGGATTTCAAAGAGAAAGTCTGTTACTCACCCCAGCAGGGACGTGGTAATTCTGAAGAACAATATCTTTGACTGGCATCCGCTGCACTGTAATTCCCACCGGGTATAACCTGACAcaacccaaaacacacacacacacaggcacgcacgcacacacacacacaaacagaatacCTTTGACCTCCCACTCAGTTCTCAACACAAACTCAGGATTACCGGTAATCAATTCTAATTTCAGGTGTTTGAGGAGTGCACCTGTTGATGAAAACACTTGGAATGCAATGGatggaaacagactttcagACAGCTGCGCCAAAAGCTCAGCGCATGATGTTTTTCATGCTCTATTGATCTGAATCAACCCTCACCTCAGGTTACGTCTGATTTGAACTCGCAGGTGGCGTTTGTGCTTCAGGTTAAAGGAAAGGCGCGTGTAAATGTAGCTTGCAGACTTTACTCAAAATGTACCCAAAGGGCATCACTTTGGAGCGGGTCATGGTTAGATTAGgttatgtgtctgttttgtgaGACTGCAAATGCAAGGTTGGATTATCTACTGGACAACTACCTGCCTTGAGTTGGAATTGCTTTCTTAAGATACTATTTACAAGGTCGAGAGCACTTTCATGCTTGAATTTTAACCGAGCACAGATGAGAAGTCCTAAAAGTGACATGAAAAAAGCCTCATACTAAGTTCACATGTCAACTATCTCCATGACAAttgagcaaactccatctgctaaTGAAGGGGGCTGAAAGGTCTGGAGAAAGCTTGAAATGTTTTGTCAAATTCattatcttattttatattttgcttaCGTGGCACATGTTtctaaataaagttgtttttaattaaataaccACATAGAGAGATGCATTCCCAACCGTTCAATCAGTGCACGTAATGCTGCCTACCACCTGTGGattcacagataaagaaaaacctGGGGTTAAACAATACTCCAGGATGTGATCACTGGTTGGTTTCTGGGTTTACGATGAAGGTGCCATTCATAGTCTGCTGTGCCCTGTGTACGTGATAGGAACGTGGAGGCAACAGGGTACATGCACAATGCAGACATGTGGGTGTGGGTGTATGTAGGTGGTCAACAGAGAACAAATTCCCAGGGGGCCCACAAACAGGTCTTGAGTTTTACGTACCTGAGAATCTCCTTGATTGCGCCTTTCAGTAGTGGCGCCCCCTGCAGGGCTTTCTGAGGGTCACCACCGGCCTGTGCCCACGATGTTCTCACCTGCTGCCTCACCTTCTCCTGCACCTCTGGGTTGCGGCCCAACTCAAACAGAGCAAACTGCAGGGGCACCGCTGTCTGCAGAGAATGAGCGGTCACACAGGAACAGTCAGGGTGAGGTATGCAAACGTAAGCCGGGGAAGACAatcaggcacacaaacacatatacacaccgTGTCGACCCCTCCAGCCATGAGCTCAGTGATGTTGGCTTTGATGAGATCCAAAGATAACTGGCCTTTCTCCATGAGTTGGCCCAGAACCCCAGTGTAACGGCCTCCAGCTTCCCCAGGCTTAGACTCTTGACCCTGGGAGGATGACAGGCGCTGGTACCCCCTCTGGATCCTGGCATCCGCTGGAATAAACATAAGTCAGGATGATAGAGTCAGGTGAGATGGGAGTAATGAAGGAGGAATATATCGATTAAAGAGAGTTAGATCAGCCAGAAATGTAGACCAAATGGTCCATTATTCCTGCATTAGATGTCCAATCAATAAAGCTCTCTCTACCATGACTGAAGATGTGGTCCCATGCAGTGGCGTGCTGAGTCCACAGGGTAGCGCCGATGCGGAGCAGGAGGCGATGGGGCAGGTAGAGCAGAGGAGGGGTGGTTGCCAGCATTTGCTCCACGGCCCAGATGAACTTCTGAGACTCCagggagggagatgaggagaagAGGCCGATACGCTCCCCGTAGAGCACATGGCAACTGGCTAtaaggagggagggtgggggtgtatGGGTTTGTTTCAGGGTGAGctaacaaactgaaacaaacattcacaaaagaaatgaatcatAAAACCTCCAGactcacattttcatgctttaaatTTTAAACTTTCATTGATTACATGGACCTGTGGGTTGAACATACTGTATCATGATTTAGTATAGTTTATGAATCTCCTGCAGAAAGCACTAAATAAAGTccaaaaaaaggcatttttttcttcaaaaagacaaagacatttcTTTCAGTGACAGCAAGAACAAATTCTCCATTTGAGAGTCAGTTTTGTCTCTCCCACACCTAGACGTCCATCACCTACCAGACATGCTTGTGTGATATTAACTACACATCAGTGACTGTAATGAAGTTTCTTGCCAGTCTATTCCTACCCAGGCTTAGCACCTGGCATGGTGTGCTGTGGTCCATTATGAGCAGAGCAGTATGACTCAAAGTCATCAACTCTCCCCCACTTCACTCTCATGTacaaacagatgcacacaaGTGTGAGTCACACAAGCATTCGCACTTGTGAATGTGGTATGTTGCAGATAGGCACATGAAAGGAGCAGACCTGGTGAAAGAATGCAGGAGCTTTGATCATCTTTGTCggtgtttctatttttaaaaggtGCATGTTCTCCTTGACCTCCTACATCTATGATATGTTaaggtgagaaaaatgaaaccagAAAAGCAGAATCAGGTGAGACATTAAGGGGAAgttttttgaacatttcaaaAAGATGATGTTCCCACAGATTGTGTAATGTCTCTGACGTGAGAAGGTGTCACAGAATGCGTCAGCAATTGTGACTCAACCAAAAGAGCTGATAGTCAGGCTGAATGAAAGCCTGTCAAAGGAGGGAGCTGACATTAATCCATACTCTCCTCTCCCTGAGGACTTGGAGGTCAATCATTGCtggctgaaaagaaaacatcccACTGGACCACCATCCTTTTACAACTCTCTACTCTCACTCCTCCTagatagaaaaagagagagacttttGTGGCctcaatgtaaataaaacaggaatTCATGTGCACTCTATCTGCACAATCACATGTTTAGAAAAATACACAAGGAAACCACAGGTCACAAATCACTGGGGATGATGACCTCCGACCTTCCAGCGCGAAGCGGAAGAGATCAGGACTGGGATCGATGGTCAGACTGCGgttccccttctctcctcttccctccctctcgaCTCTCGCCTGCAGCATTTGACAGAAATCCCTCGCCACCTCAtcaaggagagggagaaaacgCTTTACGGCCGCAGTCATCATCACCTCCTTGTTGAGCAGTAGACGGTCGGCTCTCCACTCCTCACCGTTCCTGTGGAGAGAGGATTTGCAGCGAGGCGTTAAAATCGACCCGTTTCACTTCTGCTCAGTCACTGTGAAGCAGAGAATGTGTGTTGGAAAGAAAACTCATATCTCAAGCAGATGTGCTGTTGCGCTACTGAAATATTCCTAAAGTACAGGTGTTTTGTCAAAGTCTGTGTCC containing:
- the LOC130172603 gene encoding cytochrome P450 11B, mitochondrial translates to MRSMSIRVTGCTRAQGTCGSRNVFFGVAPQNGLCMTTAGTVVDGKLKGRNGAQDTRVRKRGVDGRVRSFEEIPHTGKNGWVNLLKFWREGCFKQLHKHMERTFNALGPIYREHVGTHGSVNIMLPSDIGELFRSEGLHPQRMTLQPWATHRETRQHSKGVFLKNGEEWRADRLLLNKEVMMTAAVKRFLPLLDEVARDFCQMLQARVEREGRGEKGNRSLTIDPSPDLFRFALEASCHVLYGERIGLFSSSPSLESQKFIWAVEQMLATTPPLLYLPHRLLLRIGATLWTQHATAWDHIFSHADARIQRGYQRLSSSQGQESKPGEAGGRYTGVLGQLMEKGQLSLDLIKANITELMAGGVDTTAVPLQFALFELGRNPEVQEKVRQQVRTSWAQAGGDPQKALQGAPLLKGAIKEILRLYPVGITVQRMPVKDIVLQNYHVPAGTMVHVCLYPLGRSAEVFEDPQRFDPGRWGSGREAGQRGEGSGFRSLSFGFGARQCVGRRIAENEMQLLLMHILLSFHISVSSTEDIKTTYTLILQPETPPRITFSKL